One window of Psychrobacillus sp. FSL H8-0483 genomic DNA carries:
- a CDS encoding LLM class flavin-dependent oxidoreductase — protein sequence MKQPKSLDTIPLSVLDLSAVAEGSTVRDAFQNSMSLAQHAEKLGYKRYWVAEHHNMPGVASSATSVLIGYLASGTSTIRIGAGGVMLPNHSPLVIAEQFGTLESIYPGRIDLGLGRAPGTDMLTARALRRDFSAADNFPELVQELQSYFESIEENSSRPIIAVPGQGLEVPIWLLGSSNFSAKLAGMMGLPYSFASHFSPDYLEEALHLYRSYFKPSKHLQEPYVIASLNIIAAETDEKAEFLATSLLQQFLGIIRGKRGKIQPPANMGELWTAQEEMMVNKSLRARIVGSPETVKSKLEDFLATTQVNEIMINSPLYNHQERLKSFELIFKAAKQ from the coding sequence ATGAAACAACCAAAATCATTAGATACTATTCCTTTGTCGGTATTAGATTTATCTGCTGTAGCGGAAGGCTCGACTGTCCGTGATGCGTTTCAAAATAGTATGAGTCTCGCTCAACATGCAGAAAAGTTAGGATATAAACGATACTGGGTAGCCGAACATCATAATATGCCAGGTGTTGCAAGTTCAGCTACTTCTGTTTTAATTGGATATTTAGCGAGTGGAACGAGTACGATACGCATTGGAGCAGGAGGCGTGATGCTTCCAAACCATTCCCCTTTAGTAATCGCGGAACAGTTTGGTACATTGGAATCCATTTATCCAGGGAGAATTGATCTTGGGTTAGGAAGAGCGCCTGGAACAGATATGCTGACTGCTCGTGCTTTACGTAGAGATTTTAGTGCAGCGGATAATTTCCCAGAACTTGTGCAGGAATTGCAATCATATTTTGAGTCTATTGAAGAGAACTCTAGTCGACCAATTATTGCTGTACCAGGACAAGGATTAGAAGTACCAATTTGGTTACTTGGTTCAAGTAATTTTAGTGCGAAGCTAGCCGGTATGATGGGTTTACCATACTCCTTTGCAAGTCACTTTTCACCAGATTACTTAGAGGAAGCATTGCATCTCTATCGTTCATATTTCAAGCCATCTAAGCATTTACAGGAGCCTTATGTGATTGCAAGTTTGAATATAATTGCTGCAGAAACAGATGAAAAAGCTGAATTTCTTGCTACCTCGTTATTGCAACAGTTTTTAGGAATCATTCGAGGGAAGAGAGGAAAAATTCAACCTCCAGCAAATATGGGAGAACTCTGGACAGCGCAAGAAGAGATGATGGTAAACAAGTCTTTAAGAGCACGAATTGTAGGTTCTCCAGAAACTGTGAAATCCAAGCTAGAAGATTTCCTTGCTACTACACAAGTAAATGAAATAATGATTAACTCACCATTATATAACCATCAAGAAAGATTAAAATCATTTGAGTTAATATTTAAGGCGGCTAAACAATAG
- a CDS encoding polysaccharide deacetylase family protein: protein MVIVIRKLFIIICSALFMSIISTTTSQAATISVAHHVGLHDRLLDFSDVRVIDRDTKVPLEEISKFLYIPIETENGITYLRKRGMVISYDEVSNITSKDDNPLNWSPIVKVDGKLFISVKYIAREMGFQVEYFQKQKTQRIYRDDYEHMSHEEYETYINKILNAKQTSAQPAEPEGQSKATIYLTFDDGPNKFTAINNSTLKKYNTLATFFFLGNNMKNNSSIINSVVNDGHYIGTHSMTHDKNKIYLSSKSFINEINEGTKLVKEMTGNDAKLVRTPYGSIPHITSAMKNELIKNGYKLWDWDVDSNDWKYTDKQADQIVKNVKVGVEKAYKSGDRDIIVLLHDRSQTTKALPQIIEWLQKEGYSLKTYTPEHHIVQNFLRDTSL from the coding sequence GTGGTTATTGTCATTAGAAAATTGTTTATCATCATATGCTCTGCTTTATTTATGTCTATTATTAGTACAACTACTAGTCAAGCAGCAACAATTTCAGTAGCTCATCATGTTGGACTCCATGATCGTTTGCTAGATTTTAGTGATGTCAGAGTCATAGATAGAGATACGAAGGTTCCGCTTGAAGAAATCTCCAAGTTTTTATATATCCCTATTGAAACAGAAAATGGAATCACATACCTTCGGAAACGTGGAATGGTAATTAGTTATGATGAAGTCTCGAATATAACGTCTAAAGACGACAATCCACTCAATTGGTCCCCTATTGTTAAAGTGGACGGTAAACTTTTTATTAGTGTTAAATACATCGCACGTGAAATGGGTTTCCAAGTAGAATACTTTCAGAAACAGAAAACACAGCGTATTTACAGAGATGACTACGAGCATATGTCTCATGAAGAATACGAAACTTATATAAACAAGATCTTGAATGCTAAACAAACATCAGCACAACCGGCAGAACCAGAAGGACAATCAAAAGCAACTATTTACTTAACGTTTGACGACGGACCAAATAAATTTACTGCTATAAACAACTCCACATTAAAAAAATATAACACCCTAGCAACTTTCTTCTTTCTAGGAAATAATATGAAAAACAACTCATCTATAATCAATTCAGTCGTTAATGATGGACACTACATTGGTACACATAGTATGACACATGACAAAAATAAAATTTACTTATCATCCAAATCCTTCATTAATGAGATAAATGAAGGAACGAAACTTGTTAAAGAAATGACTGGTAATGATGCAAAACTCGTCCGAACTCCATATGGAAGCATACCACATATTACATCCGCTATGAAGAATGAGCTGATCAAAAATGGCTATAAACTATGGGATTGGGACGTTGATTCAAACGATTGGAAATACACCGACAAACAAGCTGACCAGATCGTCAAAAACGTGAAAGTTGGAGTAGAAAAAGCATACAAATCAGGAGACAGAGACATCATCGTCCTATTGCATGATCGAAGCCAAACAACAAAAGCTCTTCCACAAATAATCGAGTGGTTACAAAAAGAAGGCTATTCGCTCAAAACATACACACCAGAACATCACATCGTCCAAAACTTCCTACGTGACACATCCCTTTAA
- a CDS encoding DUF3006 domain-containing protein, translated as MKWNKYTLDRFEGDSAVFLKYPNETENLLIHCSKLTENLKEGDIVRISGWNDTYKVELLEDETMDQKDKVRRLLEQLKKD; from the coding sequence GTGAAGTGGAATAAATACACACTAGATCGATTTGAAGGTGACTCAGCAGTATTCCTAAAATATCCAAATGAAACAGAAAACCTACTTATTCATTGCTCGAAGCTAACTGAAAACTTAAAAGAAGGGGACATCGTGCGCATCTCTGGATGGAATGATACATATAAAGTCGAGCTACTCGAAGATGAAACGATGGACCAAAAAGATAAAGTGCGACGATTGCTTGAACAATTGAAAAAAGATTAA